From Bacillota bacterium:
GACTTGTATATCTCATACGGCGTTCCCTCCTGGATGATCACGCCGCCGTTCATCACTGCTACTCTGTCGGACATAGCCATAGCTTCCACCTGGTCGTGCGTGACGTAGAGGATGGCTATGCCGGTCTTCCGCTGAAGATCCTTGAGCTCAAACCTCATTTGCTCACGCAGCTTGGCATCAAGGTTTGAAAGCGGCTCGTCCAACAGCATGACCTCCGGATCCATGGCGAGCGCCCGCCCGAGTGCCACTCTTTGCTGTTGGCCGCCAGACAGCTCTGCGGGGTATCTCTTCTCCAGGCCAGAGAGCTTCAGGAGATCGACGATGCTCGATAACGTTGACCGGATCTTCACTTTCGACACCCGCGCTATCTTGAGCGGATAAGCTATGTTCTGCTCTACAGTCATGTGCGGCCACACCGCATAGTTCTGGAAAACCATCCCTATGCCACGGCGCTCGGGGGGTACCATGACGCCCTTTTCAGGCGACGAGACGAGGCGCCCACCGATATAGACCTCACCCGAAGTCGGTTGCTCAAGCCCTGCGATGCAGCGGAGCGTCGTAGTCTTGCCGCAGCCAGACGGGCCGAGGAGAGAGAAGAACTC
This genomic window contains:
- a CDS encoding ABC transporter ATP-binding protein codes for the protein MADWLERIRIVKLTKRFGSFTAVDSVSFTVRKNEFFSLLGPSGCGKTTTLRCIAGLEQPTSGEVYIGGRLVSSPEKGVMVPPERRGIGMVFQNYAVWPHMTVEQNIAYPLKIARVSKVKIRSTLSSIVDLLKLSGLEKRYPAELSGGQQQRVALGRALAMDPEVMLLDEPLSNLDAKLREQMRFELKDLQRKTGIAILYVTHDQVEAMAMSDRVAVMNGGVIIQEGTPYEIYKS